The sequence below is a genomic window from Pseudorca crassidens isolate mPseCra1 chromosome 20, mPseCra1.hap1, whole genome shotgun sequence.
TTGAAAGCGCGGCCCCGAGAGTCTGCAGGGGGACCGTCCGGCTGTGGCgagccctgctccctgccctccaggcccGCACCCCTTGCCCTGGCGTGGGGCGGGGAGGTGATCTGGACTCAAATCCTGCCCCAGACCGCCCTCCTACCTTTTCCTCAGCTCGGTCCACTGCTGGCCATGGTCCTCGAGCCTGGACAGACGGAGGCAGAGGCCCTCAGCCGGAAGCCCTGAGGCAGTGTCCAGTACGTGGGTGGTCAGCGGGCTGCTGCCCGGCTCCATACCTCTGCCCTGGGCCACGAGAGGGACAGGGAAGCTGCCTTGTGTCCACACCTGCAGCGGAGTCGGTGTCAACAGCCCCGGGGGACAAAGTCCCAAACTGCCCCTGGGCCCTGGGTGAGGAGCTGCGGGTGGAATTGCCGAGCAGCCCGCGCAGGCTGCGGTGACACACTGCCATGCAGGTCGCTGAcctgtccccctcctcccccagcagccccctccccccagcactgACGGGGTCTCCACACCCAGGGCCCTCTCCCTCAGTCATTGCCGGCTGTGGGTGGCCACACGGGGTTCTTCTCCCGGAACTCAGCTCTGTCCCCTTAGCCCCAGGTGGAGGAGAGTTCAGGGGCTCCGAGTTCGGGCCTGTCCCCCTACCTCCGGGGAGCCCAGGTGTCGCTGGAGTGTCCGCAGCCGCAGGGCGACCCCGGAGCTCATGCCGGGCCGGACTGGGGTTGGCGAGGTGGCGACACCACGCTGCCACCACCCCCAGAACCTCCCCGGGCCCCTCCCTGGCCCCGGGGGCCACGTGTCTGACCAAACTCGGGGCGGAACCACAGGGAGGGGTGAGGCCGGTCTGGTTCGCAGCGGCTTCACCTCGGTGCCCACCTGGAGGGGCCCAGGGGGCttcacggggggggggggagcggaGGGGTAGGCGATCGGGGTGCACAACCTTTGGGACCGTGGAGGCTCCTCCCGGCCCAGAAGTGGAGCGgccctggggggcggggcggggcggggcgggggcggggctcggGGGACGTTGGGGTTGAGTGCTGGGCGGGACCGGATGGGGAGGGgcgcggggagggggtggggctctGGCGGGGCGGGTAGGTCCAGCCAAGGTCCACTTCGGCCGCTGGGCGACGCAGGGCGAGCCTGACGACCCCCGGGAGCCCCTGAACCGGTGTAGCTTGTTTTCTTCCCTGGGAAGGTCGGAATTTGATGGTAGCCCCGACAGGCCACGTGGTGGTGCCTCAGGCGGGACGGATGGCCCGTGTGGTCGCACTGCCCGCCCCTCCTCCTACCCGCTCTGGCCCTCGACCCCCAAGGAGCAGGGGCCCGGCACACTGACAGGGTAGGGTCTGGGCTATGCAGAAGTGAGGAAACAAGAGACAAGG
It includes:
- the LOC137214418 gene encoding 5-hydroxyisourate hydrolase-like isoform X3 — encoded protein: MSSGVALRLRTLQRHLGSPEVWTQGSFPVPLVAQGRGMEPGSSPLTTHVLDTASGLPAEGLCLRLSRLEDHGQQWTELRKSYTDPDGRCPGLLLPGQMKAGTYKLSFDTEGYWQERGQESFYPSFSPSQTRPTSSTCRCC
- the LOC137214418 gene encoding 5-hydroxyisourate hydrolase-like isoform X1 encodes the protein MSSGVALRLRTLQRHLGSPEVWTQGSFPVPLVAQGRGMEPGSSPLTTHVLDTASGLPAEGLCLRLSRLEDHGQQWTELRKSYTDPDGRCPGLLLPGQMKAGTYKLSFDTEGYWQERGQESFYPYVEVVFTITNETHKFHVPLLLSPWSYTTYRGS